From a region of the Deltaproteobacteria bacterium genome:
- a CDS encoding TolC family protein: MKKNYLWLFSIVLLGFIMSNPLWAEEWDLKTCLDLGLKRNPAIQGALNAIEGAEARVKQNQSSYYPNLFAETDYSHYKTSTSITTGSSLSGLNTGPNDLTTYYFGLSQNIYDFGRREYKVIASREDLKTYQWTLKDVRLSVIDSIRQSYYGVLLAQRVVEVRKEDLDRTQEHLKQAQGFYQVGLKAKIDVTQAEVTVITAQKALLQAENDVRQAWVALAAAMGLTQLPGAILKDDLETGPVNWNLEDLKKEALDKDPVLNRLRAVISYWQVQEQGVQREFWPTLTGTAKYGWNNGSNYSNDETWNLGLQLNIPIFSGFQTKEKLAEYRAALSQARANEGTQKLQVVSNLQSQYLNQVLAEKQIEVARESLRRAKENLELAMGRYKAGVGAMLEVTDARTSTVQSETDYHQALYNHIIARYKVERAIGRE; the protein is encoded by the coding sequence ATGAAAAAAAATTACCTGTGGTTATTTTCGATTGTCCTGTTGGGATTTATTATGAGCAACCCGCTATGGGCCGAGGAATGGGATCTGAAAACCTGCCTGGACCTGGGGCTGAAAAGGAATCCGGCTATCCAAGGGGCCTTGAATGCCATCGAAGGGGCGGAGGCCCGGGTGAAGCAAAACCAGTCCTCCTATTATCCCAACCTGTTTGCCGAGACGGATTACAGTCATTATAAAACCAGCACCTCGATAACCACTGGAAGCAGTCTTAGTGGGTTGAATACCGGTCCTAATGATCTAACGACCTATTATTTCGGCCTGTCTCAAAATATTTATGATTTCGGCCGCCGGGAATATAAGGTTATTGCCTCCAGGGAAGATCTGAAAACCTATCAATGGACCTTGAAAGATGTCCGGCTTTCGGTGATCGATAGCATTCGGCAATCCTATTATGGGGTTTTGCTGGCCCAGCGGGTCGTGGAAGTCCGTAAGGAAGATTTGGACAGGACCCAGGAGCACTTGAAACAGGCCCAGGGGTTTTATCAGGTGGGCTTGAAAGCCAAGATAGATGTGACTCAAGCTGAGGTAACGGTCATAACAGCCCAGAAGGCCTTGCTCCAGGCCGAAAACGATGTCCGGCAGGCCTGGGTTGCCCTGGCGGCGGCCATGGGCCTGACCCAACTCCCGGGGGCCATCTTGAAGGATGATCTGGAAACAGGGCCGGTAAACTGGAACCTGGAGGACTTAAAAAAAGAAGCCCTGGATAAGGACCCGGTATTAAACCGGTTGAGGGCTGTAATTTCTTATTGGCAGGTCCAGGAACAAGGGGTTCAAAGGGAATTTTGGCCCACCCTGACCGGTACGGCCAAATATGGATGGAATAACGGGTCAAATTATTCCAATGACGAAACCTGGAACCTGGGACTGCAATTAAACATTCCTATCTTTTCCGGGTTTCAAACCAAAGAGAAATTAGCTGAATACCGGGCAGCCTTAAGCCAGGCCAGGGCCAATGAAGGAACCCAAAAACTGCAAGTAGTCAGCAACCTCCAAAGCCAGTACCTCAATCAAGTCCTGGCCGAGAAACAGATTGAGGTGGCCCGGGAGTCCCTTCGAAGGGCCAAAGAAAATCTGGAGCTGGCCATGGGTCGCTATAAGGCCGGAGTTGGGGCCATGTTAGAGGTAACCGACGCCCGGACCTCCACTGTCCAGTCCGAGACCGATTATCACCAGGCCTTATATAACCATATCATTGCCCGCTATAAGGTTGAAAGGGCCATAGGAAGGGAGTAA
- a CDS encoding glucose-1-phosphate adenylyltransferase, producing MLLAGGVGSRLNVLVEARAKPAVPFGGNYRIIDFTMSNIMNSGLERVGVLTQYKPLSLMGHIGSGKAWDFEGRNRGIKILPPHTGEKDSDWYKGTADALRQNMDYLTRYDPEEILIVSGDHIYYMDYAPMIAFHKRNQADLTVAMMEVPREQSVHFGIAEVAGQGRIVGWEEKPKNPKGTLASLGIYVFRVPYLLKALQNPAYTDFGQHLIPAAVGRDRIFAYPFSGYWRDVGTLAFYFEAHMDLLNPGSGLNPEAWGVQTNLEEEGLKGDRPPVVIQKGARVTRSFLSADTIIEGRVEGSILSPGVRVGKGAQVLNSIIMHEGQIGAGAYLDRVIADKKVRVGEKARVVGKGNLANRNFPEQLKEGLTLIGKGASIPPKIKIQGNTIVHPWVGEQDFKDFKVSEGETVRRR from the coding sequence ATGCTTTTAGCCGGTGGCGTCGGCAGCCGGTTGAACGTCCTGGTCGAAGCCCGGGCCAAGCCGGCCGTCCCATTCGGCGGAAATTATCGGATTATCGATTTCACCATGAGCAATATTATGAATTCGGGCCTGGAAAGGGTTGGGGTCCTGACCCAATACAAACCCCTTTCTTTGATGGGCCATATCGGTTCGGGAAAGGCCTGGGATTTCGAAGGCCGGAACCGGGGGATCAAAATTCTGCCTCCCCATACCGGTGAAAAGGATTCGGACTGGTATAAAGGGACGGCCGATGCTTTGAGACAAAACATGGATTATCTGACCCGCTATGACCCGGAGGAGATCCTGATCGTTTCGGGGGATCATATCTATTACATGGATTATGCCCCCATGATAGCCTTCCATAAACGGAATCAGGCCGACCTGACCGTGGCCATGATGGAGGTACCCAGAGAACAGTCCGTGCATTTCGGAATCGCTGAAGTGGCGGGGCAGGGACGGATCGTGGGCTGGGAAGAAAAACCGAAGAATCCGAAGGGAACCCTGGCCTCCCTGGGTATCTATGTCTTCCGGGTCCCTTATTTATTAAAAGCCTTGCAGAACCCGGCCTATACGGATTTCGGGCAGCACCTCATCCCGGCGGCCGTGGGCAGGGACCGCATTTTTGCCTATCCCTTCTCCGGGTATTGGCGGGACGTGGGAACACTGGCCTTTTATTTCGAGGCCCACATGGACTTATTAAATCCCGGTTCCGGTCTGAATCCGGAAGCCTGGGGTGTTCAAACCAACCTGGAAGAAGAAGGCTTGAAGGGGGACCGTCCCCCGGTGGTTATCCAGAAAGGGGCCCGGGTGACCCGGTCATTTCTCTCGGCCGATACGATCATTGAAGGCCGGGTGGAGGGGTCGATCCTGTCCCCCGGAGTCAGGGTGGGGAAGGGTGCCCAAGTATTAAATTCCATCATCATGCACGAGGGTCAGATCGGGGCCGGGGCTTACCTGGATCGGGTCATTGCCGATAAAAAGGTCCGGGTCGGGGAAAAGGCCCGGGTGGTCGGAAAAGGCAACCTGGCGAACCGGAATTTTCCGGAACAGTTAAAAGAAGGTTTAACTTTAATCGGTAAAGGGGCGTCTATCCCTCCAAAGATAAAAATTCAAGGCAATACCATCGTTCATCCCTGGGTCGGGGAGCAGGATTTTAAGGATTTTAAGGTCTCTGAAGGGGAAACGGTAAGGAGAAGATAA